Proteins from a genomic interval of Arachis hypogaea cultivar Tifrunner chromosome 10, arahy.Tifrunner.gnm2.J5K5, whole genome shotgun sequence:
- the LOC112714764 gene encoding protein RMD5 homolog has translation MELSSIKDAFDRVAKKQKLSSSKSQEVVDQVGREIEQALATIQAPNGPSTPVDQKSVLTDLKSKLNAIVALKQLEGPQKELNLSLSKYQKLLEKYFNPDISKAYRNVDFDNHIVNQIIASHFYRQGLFDLGDSIINEAGVLDLTALRLKFMEMHQILEAMRVRNLQPALTWGSANRDELVKIGSNLEFKIHTLQFVEVVQNGTRADALKYARTYLAPFAHLNKDDFQKLMGCLLYAGRLESSPYSDLMSPAHWEMITEELGRKFCTLLGQSYQSPLSVAVAAGVEGLPTLLKLANVMAAKKQEWQAMKQLPVPVELGKEFQFHSIFVCPVSRDQGSEENPPMLLPCLHVLCKQSILKLSKNSTRTFKCPYCPAEATVANCRQLHF, from the coding sequence ATGGAACTGAGTAGCATCAAAGATGCATTTGACCGTGTAGCTAAGAAGCAAAAGTTATCCTCTTCCAAGTCTCAAGAAGTTGTTGACCAGGTGGGGCGTGAAATTGAGCAGGCATTGGCAACAATCCAGGCACCAAATGGCCCCTCAACCCCTGTTGATCAAAAGTCCGTTCTTACAGATCTGAAGTCAAAGCTTAATGCTATTGTGGCACTTAAACAGTTAGAAGGACCACAGAAGGAACTGAATCTAAGTCTTTCCAAGTACCAAAAACTCCTTGAAAAATATTTCAACCCCGACATATCAAAGGCTTACAGAAACGTTGACTTTGATAATCATATTGTAAATCAGATCATTGCAAGTCACTTTTACCGTCAAGGTTTATTTGATCTTGGAGATAGCATTATAAATGAGGCTGGAGTGCTGGATTTAACTGCTCTAAGGTTGAAGTTCATGGAAATGCATCAGATTCTTGAAGCTATGAGGGTTAGAAATCTTCAGCCTGCTCTAACATGGGGCTCTGCCAACCGGGATGAACTTGTCAAGATTGGTTCCAATCTTGAGTTCAAGATTCACACATTGCAGTTTGTAGAGGTCGTGCAAAATGGAACCCGAGCTGATGCCTTAAAATATGCACGAACTTATCTTGCTCCTTTTGCTCACCTCAACAAGGATGACTTCCAAAAGCTTATGGGTTGCCTCTTGTATGCAGGAAGGCTTGAGAGCTCCCCTTATTCTGATTTGATGTCACCAGCTCATTGGGAGATGATAACCGAAGAGCTTGGACGGAAGTTCTGCACTCTCTTGGGGCAGTCCTACCAGAGTCCACTGAGTGTGGCAGTTGCAGCTGGAGTTGAGGGGTTGCCTACACTCTTAAAGCTGGCTAATGTAATGGCGGCAAAGAAGCAAGAGTGGCAGGCAATGAAACAGTTGCCAGTGCCTGTAGAATTGGGTAAGGAATTTCAATTCCATTCGATTTTTGTATGCCCTGTGAGTAGGGATCAAGGGAGTGAAGAGAATCCTCCCATGCTGCTGCCATGTCTACATGTTCTCTGCAAGCAGTCAATTTTGAAGTTATCCAAAAACAGCACTCGAACATTCAAGTGTCCGTATTGTCCCGCAGAAGCAACAGTTGCAAACTGCAGACAGCTGCATTTCTGA
- the LOC112714765 gene encoding phosphoglycerate mutase-like protein 1 isoform X1 — translation MLTFTLIVATTSSISTFSLIGSSSPSSSLSFPSISRAFRSRSRSRSRPSALCFSGLSENTDSGVAPCLFPLHRCKTIHLVRHAQGIHNVEGDKNYDAYLNPAYFDAQLTPLGWQQVDNLRKHVRASGLIKRIDLVTVSPLLRTLQTAVGVFGGEDYIDGIDALPLMIANAGNSSHNAISSINCPPIVAVELCREHLNKQRGNKHKSYSQRSLYFKSCKPFSSFILHSYRRLSQCVFLCREFIPVTKEEALIDSNEDIWWKANARETKEELTDRGLKFLDWLWTRKEKEIAIVTHRAFLFHTLNAFGNDCHPSVKIEISKPFANCEFRSMVIVDRNGCINR, via the exons atgctcACGTTCACATTAATAGTTGCAACTACGAGCAGCATAAGCACTTTTTCTCTGATTGGATCATCGTCGCCGTCTTCTTCGCTAAGCTTTCCCTCCATTTCCCGCGCATTTCGCTCTCGCTCTCGTTCTCGTTCTCGTCCTTCTGCTCTCTGCTTCTCAG GTTTGTCAGAGAATACGGATTCTGGTGTTGCTCCGTGTTTGTTTCCATTGCATCGTTGTAAAACAATTCACCTG GTCAGGCATGCACAGGGGATCCACAATGTCGAAGGAGACAAGAATTACGATGCATACTTGAATCCTGCATATTTTGATGCACAACTTACGCCATTAGGCTGGCAACAG GTTGATAATTTGCGAAAGCATGTTCGTGCTTCTGGGCTTATAAAGAGGATTGACCTAGTCACTGTATCTCCTTTATTGAG GACTCTACAAACAGCTGTTGGCGTATTTGGTGGTGAGGACTACATAGATGGAATAGATGCACTTCCCCTAATGATAGCTAATGCAGGAAACAGCAGTCATAATGCAATTTCAAGTATTAATTGCCCCCCAATCGTTGCTGTTGAACTTTGTCGTGAACATTTG AATAAACAGAGAGGGAACAAGCATAAGTCATACAGCCAAAGAAGCCTCTATTTCAAAAGCTGTAAACCCTTTTCGTCTTTCATCCTTCATTCCTACAGACGTTTGTCTCAATGTGTTTTCTTATGCAGGGAGTTCATCCCTGTGACAAAAGAAGAAGCATTA atAGATAGCAATGAGGATATTTGGTGGAAGGCTAATGCTAGAGAGACAAAGGAAGAACTAACTGATAGAGGGCTTAAGTTCCTGGACTG GTTGTGGAcacgaaaagaaaaagagatagcAATCGTGACGCATAGAGCATTTTTGTTTCATACTCTAAATGCATTTGGAAATGATTGCCATCCCTCGGTTAAGATAGAAATATCCAAGCC CTTTGCTAACTGCGAATTTCGCTCCATGGTAATTGTTGATAG GAACGGATGCATCAACCGTTAA
- the LOC112714765 gene encoding phosphoglycerate mutase-like protein 1 isoform X5 yields the protein MLTFTLIVATTSSISTFSLIGSSSPSSSLSFPSISRAFRSRSRSRSRPSALCFSGLSENTDSGVAPCLFPLHRCKTIHLVRHAQGIHNVEGDKNYDAYLNPAYFDAQLTPLGWQQVDNLRKHVRASGLIKRIDLVTVSPLLRTLQTAVGVFGGEDYIDGIDALPLMIANAGNSSHNAISSINCPPIVAVELCREHLGVHPCDKRRSISEYQHLFPAIDFSLANSNEDIWWKANARETKEELTDRGLKFLDCFANCEFRSMVIVDRNGCINR from the exons atgctcACGTTCACATTAATAGTTGCAACTACGAGCAGCATAAGCACTTTTTCTCTGATTGGATCATCGTCGCCGTCTTCTTCGCTAAGCTTTCCCTCCATTTCCCGCGCATTTCGCTCTCGCTCTCGTTCTCGTTCTCGTCCTTCTGCTCTCTGCTTCTCAG GTTTGTCAGAGAATACGGATTCTGGTGTTGCTCCGTGTTTGTTTCCATTGCATCGTTGTAAAACAATTCACCTG GTCAGGCATGCACAGGGGATCCACAATGTCGAAGGAGACAAGAATTACGATGCATACTTGAATCCTGCATATTTTGATGCACAACTTACGCCATTAGGCTGGCAACAG GTTGATAATTTGCGAAAGCATGTTCGTGCTTCTGGGCTTATAAAGAGGATTGACCTAGTCACTGTATCTCCTTTATTGAG GACTCTACAAACAGCTGTTGGCGTATTTGGTGGTGAGGACTACATAGATGGAATAGATGCACTTCCCCTAATGATAGCTAATGCAGGAAACAGCAGTCATAATGCAATTTCAAGTATTAATTGCCCCCCAATCGTTGCTGTTGAACTTTGTCGTGAACATTTG GGAGTTCATCCCTGTGACAAAAGAAGAAGCATTAGTGAGTATCAACATCTATTTCCTGCAATTGATTTTTCACTGGCAA ATAGCAATGAGGATATTTGGTGGAAGGCTAATGCTAGAGAGACAAAGGAAGAACTAACTGATAGAGGGCTTAAGTTCCTGGACTG CTTTGCTAACTGCGAATTTCGCTCCATGGTAATTGTTGATAG GAACGGATGCATCAACCGTTAA
- the LOC112714765 gene encoding phosphoglycerate mutase-like protein 1 isoform X3, with the protein MLTFTLIVATTSSISTFSLIGSSSPSSSLSFPSISRAFRSRSRSRSRPSALCFSGLSENTDSGVAPCLFPLHRCKTIHLVRHAQGIHNVEGDKNYDAYLNPAYFDAQLTPLGWQQVDNLRKHVRASGLIKRIDLVTVSPLLRTLQTAVGVFGGEDYIDGIDALPLMIANAGNSSHNAISSINCPPIVAVELCREHLGVHPCDKRRSISEYQHLFPAIDFSLIDSNEDIWWKANARETKEELTDRGLKFLDWLWTRKEKEIAIVTHRAFLFHTLNAFGNDCHPSVKIEISKPFANCEFRSMVIVDRNGCINR; encoded by the exons atgctcACGTTCACATTAATAGTTGCAACTACGAGCAGCATAAGCACTTTTTCTCTGATTGGATCATCGTCGCCGTCTTCTTCGCTAAGCTTTCCCTCCATTTCCCGCGCATTTCGCTCTCGCTCTCGTTCTCGTTCTCGTCCTTCTGCTCTCTGCTTCTCAG GTTTGTCAGAGAATACGGATTCTGGTGTTGCTCCGTGTTTGTTTCCATTGCATCGTTGTAAAACAATTCACCTG GTCAGGCATGCACAGGGGATCCACAATGTCGAAGGAGACAAGAATTACGATGCATACTTGAATCCTGCATATTTTGATGCACAACTTACGCCATTAGGCTGGCAACAG GTTGATAATTTGCGAAAGCATGTTCGTGCTTCTGGGCTTATAAAGAGGATTGACCTAGTCACTGTATCTCCTTTATTGAG GACTCTACAAACAGCTGTTGGCGTATTTGGTGGTGAGGACTACATAGATGGAATAGATGCACTTCCCCTAATGATAGCTAATGCAGGAAACAGCAGTCATAATGCAATTTCAAGTATTAATTGCCCCCCAATCGTTGCTGTTGAACTTTGTCGTGAACATTTG GGAGTTCATCCCTGTGACAAAAGAAGAAGCATTAGTGAGTATCAACATCTATTTCCTGCAATTGATTTTTCACTG atAGATAGCAATGAGGATATTTGGTGGAAGGCTAATGCTAGAGAGACAAAGGAAGAACTAACTGATAGAGGGCTTAAGTTCCTGGACTG GTTGTGGAcacgaaaagaaaaagagatagcAATCGTGACGCATAGAGCATTTTTGTTTCATACTCTAAATGCATTTGGAAATGATTGCCATCCCTCGGTTAAGATAGAAATATCCAAGCC CTTTGCTAACTGCGAATTTCGCTCCATGGTAATTGTTGATAG GAACGGATGCATCAACCGTTAA
- the LOC112714765 gene encoding phosphoglycerate mutase-like protein 1 isoform X6 gives MLTFTLIVATTSSISTFSLIGSSSPSSSLSFPSISRAFRSRSRSRSRPSALCFSGLSENTDSGVAPCLFPLHRCKTIHLVRHAQGIHNVEGDKNYDAYLNPAYFDAQLTPLGWQQVDNLRKHVRASGLIKRIDLVTVSPLLRTLQTAVGVFGGEDYIDGIDALPLMIANAGNSSHNAISSINCPPIVAVELCREHLGVHPCDKRRSISEYQHLFPAIDFSLIDSNEDIWWKANARETKEELTDRGLKFLDCFANCEFRSMVIVDRNGCINR, from the exons atgctcACGTTCACATTAATAGTTGCAACTACGAGCAGCATAAGCACTTTTTCTCTGATTGGATCATCGTCGCCGTCTTCTTCGCTAAGCTTTCCCTCCATTTCCCGCGCATTTCGCTCTCGCTCTCGTTCTCGTTCTCGTCCTTCTGCTCTCTGCTTCTCAG GTTTGTCAGAGAATACGGATTCTGGTGTTGCTCCGTGTTTGTTTCCATTGCATCGTTGTAAAACAATTCACCTG GTCAGGCATGCACAGGGGATCCACAATGTCGAAGGAGACAAGAATTACGATGCATACTTGAATCCTGCATATTTTGATGCACAACTTACGCCATTAGGCTGGCAACAG GTTGATAATTTGCGAAAGCATGTTCGTGCTTCTGGGCTTATAAAGAGGATTGACCTAGTCACTGTATCTCCTTTATTGAG GACTCTACAAACAGCTGTTGGCGTATTTGGTGGTGAGGACTACATAGATGGAATAGATGCACTTCCCCTAATGATAGCTAATGCAGGAAACAGCAGTCATAATGCAATTTCAAGTATTAATTGCCCCCCAATCGTTGCTGTTGAACTTTGTCGTGAACATTTG GGAGTTCATCCCTGTGACAAAAGAAGAAGCATTAGTGAGTATCAACATCTATTTCCTGCAATTGATTTTTCACTG atAGATAGCAATGAGGATATTTGGTGGAAGGCTAATGCTAGAGAGACAAAGGAAGAACTAACTGATAGAGGGCTTAAGTTCCTGGACTG CTTTGCTAACTGCGAATTTCGCTCCATGGTAATTGTTGATAG GAACGGATGCATCAACCGTTAA
- the LOC112714765 gene encoding phosphoglycerate mutase-like protein 1 isoform X4: MLTFTLIVATTSSISTFSLIGSSSPSSSLSFPSISRAFRSRSRSRSRPSALCFSGLSENTDSGVAPCLFPLHRCKTIHLVRHAQGIHNVEGDKNYDAYLNPAYFDAQLTPLGWQQVDNLRKHVRASGLIKRIDLVTVSPLLRTLQTAVGVFGGEDYIDGIDALPLMIANAGNSSHNAISSINCPPIVAVELCREHLNKQRGNKHKSYSQRSLYFKSCKPFSSFILHSYRRLSQCVFLCREFIPVTKEEALIDSNEDIWWKANARETKEELTDRGLKFLDCFANCEFRSMVIVDRNGCINR; the protein is encoded by the exons atgctcACGTTCACATTAATAGTTGCAACTACGAGCAGCATAAGCACTTTTTCTCTGATTGGATCATCGTCGCCGTCTTCTTCGCTAAGCTTTCCCTCCATTTCCCGCGCATTTCGCTCTCGCTCTCGTTCTCGTTCTCGTCCTTCTGCTCTCTGCTTCTCAG GTTTGTCAGAGAATACGGATTCTGGTGTTGCTCCGTGTTTGTTTCCATTGCATCGTTGTAAAACAATTCACCTG GTCAGGCATGCACAGGGGATCCACAATGTCGAAGGAGACAAGAATTACGATGCATACTTGAATCCTGCATATTTTGATGCACAACTTACGCCATTAGGCTGGCAACAG GTTGATAATTTGCGAAAGCATGTTCGTGCTTCTGGGCTTATAAAGAGGATTGACCTAGTCACTGTATCTCCTTTATTGAG GACTCTACAAACAGCTGTTGGCGTATTTGGTGGTGAGGACTACATAGATGGAATAGATGCACTTCCCCTAATGATAGCTAATGCAGGAAACAGCAGTCATAATGCAATTTCAAGTATTAATTGCCCCCCAATCGTTGCTGTTGAACTTTGTCGTGAACATTTG AATAAACAGAGAGGGAACAAGCATAAGTCATACAGCCAAAGAAGCCTCTATTTCAAAAGCTGTAAACCCTTTTCGTCTTTCATCCTTCATTCCTACAGACGTTTGTCTCAATGTGTTTTCTTATGCAGGGAGTTCATCCCTGTGACAAAAGAAGAAGCATTA atAGATAGCAATGAGGATATTTGGTGGAAGGCTAATGCTAGAGAGACAAAGGAAGAACTAACTGATAGAGGGCTTAAGTTCCTGGACTG CTTTGCTAACTGCGAATTTCGCTCCATGGTAATTGTTGATAG GAACGGATGCATCAACCGTTAA
- the LOC112714765 gene encoding phosphoglycerate mutase-like protein 1 isoform X2 — protein sequence MLTFTLIVATTSSISTFSLIGSSSPSSSLSFPSISRAFRSRSRSRSRPSALCFSGLSENTDSGVAPCLFPLHRCKTIHLVRHAQGIHNVEGDKNYDAYLNPAYFDAQLTPLGWQQVDNLRKHVRASGLIKRIDLVTVSPLLRTLQTAVGVFGGEDYIDGIDALPLMIANAGNSSHNAISSINCPPIVAVELCREHLGVHPCDKRRSISEYQHLFPAIDFSLANSNEDIWWKANARETKEELTDRGLKFLDWLWTRKEKEIAIVTHRAFLFHTLNAFGNDCHPSVKIEISKPFANCEFRSMVIVDRNGCINR from the exons atgctcACGTTCACATTAATAGTTGCAACTACGAGCAGCATAAGCACTTTTTCTCTGATTGGATCATCGTCGCCGTCTTCTTCGCTAAGCTTTCCCTCCATTTCCCGCGCATTTCGCTCTCGCTCTCGTTCTCGTTCTCGTCCTTCTGCTCTCTGCTTCTCAG GTTTGTCAGAGAATACGGATTCTGGTGTTGCTCCGTGTTTGTTTCCATTGCATCGTTGTAAAACAATTCACCTG GTCAGGCATGCACAGGGGATCCACAATGTCGAAGGAGACAAGAATTACGATGCATACTTGAATCCTGCATATTTTGATGCACAACTTACGCCATTAGGCTGGCAACAG GTTGATAATTTGCGAAAGCATGTTCGTGCTTCTGGGCTTATAAAGAGGATTGACCTAGTCACTGTATCTCCTTTATTGAG GACTCTACAAACAGCTGTTGGCGTATTTGGTGGTGAGGACTACATAGATGGAATAGATGCACTTCCCCTAATGATAGCTAATGCAGGAAACAGCAGTCATAATGCAATTTCAAGTATTAATTGCCCCCCAATCGTTGCTGTTGAACTTTGTCGTGAACATTTG GGAGTTCATCCCTGTGACAAAAGAAGAAGCATTAGTGAGTATCAACATCTATTTCCTGCAATTGATTTTTCACTGGCAA ATAGCAATGAGGATATTTGGTGGAAGGCTAATGCTAGAGAGACAAAGGAAGAACTAACTGATAGAGGGCTTAAGTTCCTGGACTG GTTGTGGAcacgaaaagaaaaagagatagcAATCGTGACGCATAGAGCATTTTTGTTTCATACTCTAAATGCATTTGGAAATGATTGCCATCCCTCGGTTAAGATAGAAATATCCAAGCC CTTTGCTAACTGCGAATTTCGCTCCATGGTAATTGTTGATAG GAACGGATGCATCAACCGTTAA